The genomic interval CTGCGAATGAATCGAAGCATCGCCGGTCCGCACTGCATCCTTGCGATTGGGATCCATGCCCATGCGCCGGCCGAGTTCGGCGGGAATGTAGTGATGTTCAAAGTCTATAACCACAGAGGATCTCCCGCAAGCAGTGAATTGTTCAAAGAGACCAAGGTGTACCACAACTTGGCATCCTTCGTCACATGTTCCGCTAACCGGACAGCTGCACCAACTCGCTGGTGTAAAGGCGATAGATTTCCCAACATATTAACATCAGCAACGGCTGAATCGGGTTGATCGGCAAGCTACCGGGAAAGATCAGCAAGAAGTAGGGAATGAAGTAAAGCAGCAACAGCGATATCTTATAATAAGATGAGAGTTCGTCGCTGTACGGATAGAGCAACAAGATCGGCACCGCCAGCAGCAGCAGGTCGTAAACGAAGCCGTGATGCATGAGCAGCAACGTGGCGGTCATCAGCATCGCCCACTGGAAATCGAAGGCATTAGATGTTGTCGGCACCGATTGTCGACAAACTCGCCACAACCAATAAATCACCAATAGCGATATCGACAGGGTCGCAACGATCGCAGCTAAGTGCGGCAAGAGCGAGCGGAAAAATCCGTACAGCGTGATGTAGTGCGACAACGGTTGCGTCAAGGTGACGATGCGGCGTGACTGTTCGGCGACCGCTTCGATGTACGCCGGGTAAGAGCCGAAAGAGAACAGCCAACCGCCGGCGACGATCAGCAGCAGGCAAGAACTAGCGATGCCGAGGAGGCCGGCCCACATTTTTCTTAGCGCCAGCAGCGGCAACAGCACCATTAAGTATTGCGCCCGGTAGGAGAGAAAGCCCAGGACAAATCCTGCCCAGTAAAGCCGCTCGCGCTTGATCAGAACAAAGGCGAGAGCCCAAAGAAAAAGCACAACCGCCGTCGTTTGCCCCGTGGATATCAGCCAGTAGAGCACCGGCGCCGCGTAGATGACGGCCAAGTCCACGCGCAGCGATGGTAGCCGCGCCGGATCGAGACGAACGATCGACAGCACCGATAGACAACTGAGAACGACAGTGAACGCGGCCCACAGCCAATAAGCCCCAGCATAAGAAAGTGCGCTGAGCAGCATTAAAAGAATCGTAAAGAAGGGCGCGTGCAGATACGGCCAGTGCACGCCGCGGCGCGCGCCGGGGCTGAACTGTTTTTGCAATTCGCGTTGCGCCGCGGCGTCGTAAAGTTTTTCGGGATGATCGCGCGCTAATAGTGCCGCCGAGTAGAACTGCACGAAATCGGCGCCGGGAGTTTCACGGAAGCTCGGAACGTGAACTTAAGCGGCAACGATGACTAGGTTGGTCAGCGCAGATAATACCAAGGCGTAAACGAAAATGCGTTTCGCTATGAGCCAAGCGAGCATGCGCCTTAGCTCTCCACCACAATCGCCGTGTCGGCGGTGATCGCGCATACCGGCATATGCGTGGTGTTGCGCGCGAAACCGATCTTGCCTGAGCTATCGATCAGAATAATACCGCCGGTGCTGCTTAGCTTCGCCGCAAGTTCGGCGATCACATGAACGGCGGCATTCTGCGCATCGTTACCATTGCGCAAAAAATCCACCGCGGTTTTCGCCAGCACCAAGCGCATGATCGCTTCGCCGTAACCGGTGCACGACGCCGCGCCATAATTATCCGCATAAGTGCCGCAACCGATCAACGGCGAATCGCCGACACGGCCGGGCAGTTTGTTGAAGATCCCACCGGTTGACGTCGCCACTGCAAGCTTGCCGCCGGCATCGAAGGCGACGCAGCCCACCGTGCCGTGCTTGGCGTCCCAGCGAATCTTCTCACTTGCGACAATCAAGGCATCGGGATCGCATTCAGGAAACCCGATCCCGCGCGCGAATCGCAATGCGCCGGCCCCCGCCAGCATGACATGACGGCCGTCCTCTAAAACGCGGCGCGCCAGCTTGATCGGATTCTTAATTCCAGAAACAGCCGCCACCGCTCCCGCTCGAAGCGATTGTCCTTCCATGATCGCCGCGTCCATCTCGACGTTGCCAAGACTGTTTAGCGTCGACCCGGTGCCGGCGTTGAACAGCGGATTGTCTTCGAGCACAACCACCGCCGCTTCGGCGGCATCAAGCGCAGTGCCTCCAGCGACAAGAATTTTCCAGCCGGCCAACGCCGCCGCTTTGCAGCCGTTGAGCCGCGCGACGAGACTATCGTCTTTAATCGGCCCAGCGCCGCCGTGGACAATGATCGAAGGTTGAAATGATGCCATGCCTGTTTCTTCCAGCTCGATAAGAAAATGCGATCTCACCACGAAGGACACGAAGGTTTCGGATAATTAATATTCCGAACTTCGTGCCCTTCGTGGTGAATAATTCTTCGCTGCTTCACTTACGCAAGCTCTCGCAGCACCGCCCGGCACGGCGCGCCGTCGGAGCCGGCGAGCTTCACCGGCGGACAAAATAATTCGTAGCGCCCCGGCGGCACTTCGGAGAGATCGACGCCTTCGAGCAAGATCACGCCGTGATCGAGAAAGGCGCGATGCACCGCCACTTGCTCGTTGGCACCGGCGGCGGAAAGATAATCCAATCCCACTAACTTCACACCCAGATCGACCAGCGCCTTGGCACCGTCGACAGAAAACGGCGCGAAGCTCGCATCGTACACGCCTTTTTTTAGCAACTGCGAATTGCGCGTCTTGAACAACACCCGCGTCTCACCAATGAGATTCGCCTTGGCGACATCGGCGGCGGTGATATGCGTGCCGGGCTCGGCGGCGCACACGCGCGCCGGACCGATGAAGGTTTCCAGCGGCAGCGCTTCGATGGTGATGCCGTCGGGCAAGAAATGAAACGGCGCGTCGACATGAGTGCCGGCATGAACGCTGGTATGAATCGACGACGAATTGTTGGTGTCGCCCTTGCTTATGCGTTTGCGCCCGATCAGTTCCAACGGCTGCGCCGTCACCCAGCGAATCGATTCCGGCGAAAGCGTCAAAGAAATATCATAGAGTTTCACAGCATCACCTCCGTCAATCGATCTTATGCGAGCTGATGATTACTGACAAGCAGCCGAAGGGCAAGGCACGCCTTGCCCCTACAAGTCTAATTCCGATTTTGCGTCCTTTGCGGTGAACATTCCGAAGCAGAGCTAAGGCCGATCGCGACCGGCCCCTACAGCGAATCATCGGCCCAAATGAATCGCGAAATTTCCCGCGACCACGCTGACGATGCCGGCGACAATTTTCCAGTTGACCGCTTCGACATCGCGGAGAAAAATCCCCGCGAAGACCAGCGACCAGATCGGGTAGCTCGCGGCGATCGGCGCGACGATGACGACACGTCCCATACTGATCGCCGTGATGATACAGAGAATCGACACTGTCTCGGATAATCCAGTAATCAAAAAAGGCCACAGCGCGCCGCGATCCCACACCAACCGTTGGGAGCGCGGCGACAGCGCGAGATAAATCAGAAAGCCGCCCAACGACACCAAACCCATCAGCGCCGAGAAAAACAGCGGCTCATGGGCCATCGTCAGCACGTAGCGGCGGATCGGATGATTCATACCGGTGAGGCACGCCGCGCCAATGGGCAGCAGCAAATGCCAACGACGAAAGCTCGCCACCTGCCGTTCGGGTTTCCAAGAAACCAGCACGATGCCGATAACCACGAGAATCGTGCCGAGCACGATCAGCGCCGAAGTCTGCTCGCCGAGAATTGTTACCGCGAGGGTGGCGCTGATCAGCGGGCTCACCGATTGCAGCGTCGCGCTGCGCGATGCGCCGATCTTTTCCACGCCGGTATAAGCAAACAGCCGCACGCCCAACTGAAAGATACCCACCAGCGTGAACAGCGCGATCGCCGTCAACGGCACCGCATGAACCCCGCCGGTGACGAAAACCGCGCTCCACAAGAGAACGTTCTGCATGAGAATCGACACCAACGTGACGGTGGTCGGCGTCGAATAGCGCATCCCCGCCCGCGCCGAAACCAGCGCCGAGGCGTAGAAGACCGAAGTGATGAGAGCAAGAATTTGCGCCGTCGCGTCGGAAGTCATGTCAAAGCAAGATCCTAAACCGAAGCGTAATCGCGACAGCTAAGTGAGAAAGTCCGTCCTCACCACGAAGATCACGAAGGACACGAAGGGTTCGGATAATTTAAACTCCGAACTTTGTGCTCTTCGTGTCCTTCGTGGGGAAAGTTCTCTTTCTTATTTGGTTGCGGCTGTGCCGCGCTAGGCCCTTTGCGGCTAATTTCTTATTTCAGAATTTCCTGCAACAGTTTC from Deltaproteobacteria bacterium carries:
- a CDS encoding DUF2029 domain-containing protein; translated protein: MQFYSAALLARDHPEKLYDAAAQRELQKQFSPGARRGVHWPYLHAPFFTILLMLLSALSYAGAYWLWAAFTVVLSCLSVLSIVRLDPARLPSLRVDLAVIYAAPVLYWLISTGQTTAVVLFLWALAFVLIKRERLYWAGFVLGFLSYRAQYLMVLLPLLALRKMWAGLLGIASSCLLLIVAGGWLFSFGSYPAYIEAVAEQSRRIVTLTQPLSHYITLYGFFRSLLPHLAAIVATLSISLLVIYWLWRVCRQSVPTTSNAFDFQWAMLMTATLLLMHHGFVYDLLLLAVPILLLYPYSDELSSYYKISLLLLYFIPYFLLIFPGSLPINPIQPLLMLICWEIYRLYTSELVQLSG
- a CDS encoding peptidase T, whose translation is MASFQPSIIVHGGAGPIKDDSLVARLNGCKAAALAGWKILVAGGTALDAAEAAVVVLEDNPLFNAGTGSTLNSLGNVEMDAAIMEGQSLRAGAVAAVSGIKNPIKLARRVLEDGRHVMLAGAGALRFARGIGFPECDPDALIVASEKIRWDAKHGTVGCVAFDAGGKLAVATSTGGIFNKLPGRVGDSPLIGCGTYADNYGAASCTGYGEAIMRLVLAKTAVDFLRNGNDAQNAAVHVIAELAAKLSSTGGIILIDSSGKIGFARNTTHMPVCAITADTAIVVES
- a CDS encoding cyclase family protein, yielding MRSIDGGDAVKLYDISLTLSPESIRWVTAQPLELIGRKRISKGDTNNSSSIHTSVHAGTHVDAPFHFLPDGITIEALPLETFIGPARVCAAEPGTHITAADVAKANLIGETRVLFKTRNSQLLKKGVYDASFAPFSVDGAKALVDLGVKLVGLDYLSAAGANEQVAVHRAFLDHGVILLEGVDLSEVPPGRYELFCPPVKLAGSDGAPCRAVLRELA
- a CDS encoding DMT family transporter; this encodes MTSDATAQILALITSVFYASALVSARAGMRYSTPTTVTLVSILMQNVLLWSAVFVTGGVHAVPLTAIALFTLVGIFQLGVRLFAYTGVEKIGASRSATLQSVSPLISATLAVTILGEQTSALIVLGTILVVIGIVLVSWKPERQVASFRRWHLLLPIGAACLTGMNHPIRRYVLTMAHEPLFFSALMGLVSLGGFLIYLALSPRSQRLVWDRGALWPFLITGLSETVSILCIITAISMGRVVIVAPIAASYPIWSLVFAGIFLRDVEAVNWKIVAGIVSVVAGNFAIHLGR